Below is a window of Methanobacterium sp. Maddingley MBC34 DNA.
TTAATGCTTTAATCGTTCCATCATCGTAGCTTTTTTTAAGATCATGAATTTCAATGATGTTTTTTCCATTATCCATATTTCCATCCTCATGATGTTGATTATTCATAGCGCAACGCCTCGGTTGGTGATAGTCTTGATGCTCTGTATGCCGGGTATAATCCGCCTATTATTCCCACTGCAAATGCAACCACGAATGCTTCCAGGAATATTTCCGGTGCAAAGGATGGTTGTATGGTTCCTCCAAAGGAAAATGCCAGTAGTACTACCACTCC
It encodes the following:
- a CDS encoding ABC-type transport system, involved in lipoprotein release, permease component (PFAM: Predicted permease_SP) encodes the protein REIGVLKAVGWKEKRILGMILGESVVLTLIAAVVGTIIAVVGVVVLLAFSFGGTIQPSFAPEIFLEAFVVAFAVGIIGGLYPAYRASRLSPTEALRYE